CCTATCTAGCAAGAATCCGGTCCACAGAACAGATGCTTATATAACAGCATTTTAGAGCTGCATTCAGAAATCAAGATCAGGTAAACTCAAAGGTCAAGCAGAACGCGGAACAGTTCAAGCCCGAATACCATCAGCAGCAATTGGAAGCACGGAGAAAAACTGTGcagaatttttaaaaatgaaaactaACGAAACATAATTATCCATCTGGTGTTCTATCATATGGGTGTATGAATATATAAGAGAAAAGTAAGAAACTGATCCAACGGCAGAAAACACATTAAAAAAAACTTGAGCAATGATGTTGCATGAAAAATTCAGTACAAAATAACTTATTCTCTAGAAACCACAATCGGCACGCTCATGGCTCATTTCAAGAGCCAATTGATGAGATCACAAGTTGTGGAAGCACCAGCAGCAGTTGCAATAGTAAAACTAAGAGAAGTTACAAACTATTCTTCTGCGACCACACTGATATCACCTTTCTCCAGCAAGTCATAAAATGCACGAACTTTTCTCTGCTCATTCCAGTGATGCATCTTCCACAAGGTACCAGCAGCTAGTCCAAATACAGCTCCAAAAATTAACTCCTTCACCACACTTGGTCCTGTCAAGGTGGCATGTGCGACCTTATGGGCAGCCATTTAGCTTCCGAGTTAAATGCAGAATGTCCCTGCAAATACCAAAAATATTTGTAACTTCTCTTCTAGTTGTTAAAAGCTAGCAAACCACTCCAGActcatttacatttttttttggggggcgGGGGCGGTTTAACAAGGAATTGCTGAATGCTATTTGAAAACTAATTAACATTGGTAACTTAGCATGAATGCATTTTGAAAACTGGTAACTTAGCATGAATGCGCAAGTAAAATAGCAAGCATCTGGTTAACAAATCCTTGGTGTCTTTTCATTGAGACGAGTCCCCGTGGCACAACACTTGAACTTTGTCTACTCCAACACAGACATTACCATAAACTCGTCTTGGTCAATTTCTTAAAACCCTCATTTTGCAAATAGACAAAAAAATGTTTTTAGCAAGTTTCTCTTATGTTTTGCAATGGCCTCCAAGGTCAGTTAGTCATGTAGCCAACTTCAATCACCAACAACTAACTTAGGTAATGTAAATAGGCCAGCCCTCTCACAATGATCTGGTTACATATGCAGATAAAGTTTACCACATATAGTAAAATGGAGTTGCACTTAGAATGGAACTCCATACTGGTAAGGATATGTGGTGGCCACCTTGCCTTGGAAAGGGAGGTTCCCTTCAAAAAGAACTCTGAAAGAGAATATATTGGAAACAAAATGGGAAGTACATCAAAGCCCTTGACTTGTGAATCCACATTGTTAAAACCAAATCCATGTCTAACTTCAACCTCTCTCATCTTCTCCATCTGTTGTTAGTCTATTCTTAACCAAAAGTATTGCAATTCAATCATTTCATCATTCCGCTAACCATCCACCCAATGTCGACCAAAGCTGAATAATAGGTTATCCTTCTAGTAAAAAATCAAATGTCAAGTTTAAGGAAGGAAACTGGCCTGTTACCACAAGCAGTACAGGAAGGGCCCAAAAATATTATAATGCGGATGCTGCGGAACAAATGGTTTTCAACTAGTTATTCAATGAATCGAGTAAAATAAAATGACATCAAAGTAAGATTCTTCCAAAGAACTAACAGACCAGTCTATGGCTGCAACGTAATCCTAAAAAGGCAAAATTTCCCCCCTTTTTCAACATACATAAGATATGGCAATTAAATTCCAGAATTAGGAACATAACAGGTCAAAAATGGGGAAAAAAGCAAAacaattatgaaaaaaaaaacaaactgcCTTTCCAATTGTTACACTGATAGAAAGTAAAAACCATTTGGCTTCGGCTTCTAAACCCTCGTCCAGAAATATGACGAAAACCCATCCCGAAACGTTGACCATATTAGTATGATTCAACCGACTAATTTAactacaaaaaagaaaaagaaaaataaacggCCAAGAGTATCAGATCTACCCAATAAGGATCTCATATTCGAATACAGAAATCTCCAGAAGCAAATGCAAGCTTAATATAAActgtttcatttttcaaattttattaccaaaagagaataAACGAGGAcatatacccaaaaaaaaaaaacagagagagagagaaactaaaTCGCATATGTATCAAGCGTCTTCGACCAGAGGGGAAAATGGAATTATGGTTGAGGGAGTGACCTGAGCAGCGATTCAGGAGGTTGACGGCAGACGTGAGGCGATAGACGGTGATATGAGTTGAGTGACAAAAGCCAGAATCAGATGAGGAGCCAGAATCAGATGAGGAGTGGTTGGTTGGGTTGGGTTCTAATACTCCTCGTTTTTCGCGGGACGCTCGTACTCGGGCTCGGGGTAATGGTTCGGGAACACGCCTGTGGGCCTCTAGTGACCCAATGCATAAACTTCAACTTTACGTTGATGACTTTAATCGAATACTAGGATTCAAAAATGTAGCACAGAAATTTTatcacagaaaaaaaaaattgaatatcaCATGTTCAtgcaaaagagaaggaaaaagtgacattttatttatttatttatggaaacaaacaaaagaatgaCAAGAGACGCATAACTAAGCTGTTGTCACGGGAaagctatttatttatttatttttagtttgatgGTAGTTCAATCCCTTCTGATTTCTCCTTGGTCCATTTGGATTCACTCATTCCCCTTACTATAGAGTAGAAATAGGAAAAGAATAGAAAAGCTATCGTATCGATTGCGGGAATTATGCtcttataattaattttttttttgacaaacaaAAGGACTTGACCCCACTTCAAGCCCAACTCTTATTTGGGTTGTTGGGTTATTTCTCATTTTGGTTACAAGGCTCGAACACTGGATCTCGGGTGTACTAACTCTTAGTGAGACCAGCTTGACTGTCTTGGAAGGGCATGCTcttataattaattactagttAACACTGTGGTTTTTTTGACTTCCTCGGTGGTTGATTGCTTATTGTCCCACTTCCTACCCTCTCACGTAATATTTGacaagcaaaaaagaaaataccCTCTCGTGTAATACTGGTAGGCTAGTATTATAGTGACCATTCAGTTCGCAATTGGACTTTATTGGAGCGAATTAAGAGTATaataatgaaaaacaaaaactgCATGCACCACCAGAAATGCGTGTCCGACCCAAGTCAGCAGATCTGGTGGCAGCCGGTTGGTTTGCAATATACGAGTAGGGGACCGGACTCGTGGGCCGTGGCGTCTCTAGTCCAACTTTTGTCTAATTTCATCCAATTACCTCCGCTTGGATCCAGGCGtactttaaaaataaaatttttaatttttagaacCTACAGTAATATATTCTCAAAATGCCTCTTGAAAATACATTAAATACATGcaatttcaagtacacaataaaaataaaaaactgaataaaataaatttatcacctttttcttctttcattcACCACCATCCTCCTCCCCCCTCCTCCTCTATTTTACTCCTCCTCCCTCatctcttcctcttcctcttccatCCCATTCCCTCTTCTCCCCCCCACCCCTTCAACACCTCTCCCTTCCCTTCCTCCTCTCTAATTGTGTCAGCTGcaacaaaaaaaggaagagagaaAATAGGAGCGGAGGGAAGGAGAGAGGAGATTTGGTGTCGGTGGAGAAGGGGAGGGGTAGTGgtcaaaatttaacaaaaaattaaaaatatgctaacaaaattttaaattctaaaAGTACTCAAactatattttcaaaaatatctaATGCGAACTGatcatttaaataaaaaaaaaatgcctaaTGCATATGAACTcgtaatttttagaatatttaaTGTAAAATAATAGCACTTATGTAACTAATTCACAATTGCACTAAAATTATACCAAAAgttgtaaaaattataataatagAACGTAATCAGGTCCTGATCCGCATTTTCATTGGCGCCTGGCCCTAATTTTTGTGTGTTTGTGTGCTTAAATACCAgcaataaataaagaaaaggacCGCGGAATCAAagtattattaaaaaataaaagcaaacaGGAAGGAACCAGACCGTGGAGTCCTTTGTTGCCAGATACCCAAACTCAAAAGTAGCCTCCGCCCCTCTGGCTCGTCTACCCCCTAGTGTTTAATCTTCGGATTTTCCAATGCCAGCTCAACTGAGCTGCGATTTTGGTCTTTTGCTTGCTAGTCTACGTGGTTGGTTCAAAtgccgtttggattagctgtttttgagggtgtttttgaaaaattttgctgtagcagagtttttagagtatattttggcACTTTGAGGGTGTTTTATTGGCACTTTATTATGAGatatttggtaaaatttttaaaaaaaatttaaactaattttagATACTCTATTTAGAATACTTCTGTTGTaacttttattgtatttgaaaaacttaatTCCCTTATGAAAAAACACTCGCAAAAACAAGAGGATCCAAACAAAAGCCCAAGCatcaattcctttttttttttttttgtcagcaaaaACCATTACCAATTTGTATATAAATCTATCCTATTCCTAATGTTAGGGAAAAACGGGATGCCTCAAAATGAGACTGTCGTAGGGACTAGTGAGTATACAGACCCAATTAGATCAAAACAGTATTATGACTCAAAAAGGGACTTAAATTCCTACCTTAGTGGCCATTGAGCCATTGGCCCGGTGGTTCAAAGCTACCAATCCCAGTCCTCGTAGTATACATGACACAGCCAACAGCCTCTTTTGCTGTCAGTACCAAGACATTTAATTTGACTTAATCTAGAAGGAGAGGAGAAAGAGGAAAGAGAACTTTTTATATTTAgactagggataatttcataataCTCCCCTAAAATTTGTAATAATTttactaagttttcttaagatttcaaaaattatacctatctctcttgatttgATACTTGTGATTATCAAACCTTAGACTTGATCAACAATTTTAATTAATACTCCAAAATATAAGTTTAATTACTTCTCAAAGCAATTGTTAGCTCAAATATGAGACAAGAGTGTCAAATTTTTAACACCATATTTATTGTTTGACGAGCAATTATGACAATAGTTCTACATTATTATAATAGAATGCTTTTAGTGGTGCTTTAGGAGATAAATATTCTTTCTAAACCGGAGAAGACGGTATCGTCATACTGCTTTTGGAGTTTTGTGAATTTTCAGATTGCTGGAATTACCATATATAGTTTCATCGTAGTTCTGACCATTTAGTTTTGGGTTAGCGTTCCTTttgattaaagaaaaaaagattgacaaataaaatttggatgacattaaaaggtgactttattatatatatatctttgtaTATGCACGCCCAACAaggaaattttattaaaatgttaagattaaaattatcaattcaGGTGGATAAGGGAggtaaatataattttcaaaactttaaGGAAGCTCAGTTAAATTGTAAAAACTTCAGGTagatttgtgaaattatcccttaagaCGGCTAGGACAGTAGCATATCTCCTGCTGTGTGTagtgtatgtgtatatatatatatatagacggtagagagagagagtccATACGTACATATAGAGTAGGGAGAGGGCGGGGCTTAGGCATAGAGAAAGAGGTGGGAGAAAATCTGAATCTGAGTAAGACGGCGGCCATGGCTCGCTCCCTTTGCTGTTCCACCAGGTGTTTGTTGGTGTTGTTCCTGATATCAGCCGTGCCAATCGGATATGTGATAAGGCTGGGGACGGCTGGGAAGGCGGGCAGGCAAGTGTACGAATACCAGAGTGTTGGGTGGCTGAGGGAGTGCAGCAAGTGGGACGACGTCAACAGTCGATTCATCGTATCGTTGTTCGAGGGGGGTATGGGCGTAGTTCCGATTCTTCCCGAGCATCATCATCCCAAAGCCTCGGCCTTGGAGGAGATCCAGGTGGTAAAGGACGCTGACTTGGCCGGCAACGCCACTCTGGGCTTCACCATCGACCGCCCTCGGAATCGGGTGGTGGTGTGCATAGCTGACATTTTGGGCAACCGGTACAGTGCCCTGGCGGCCTATGATATCACCACCTGGAACCGCCTCTTTCTTACCAAACTCAGTGGCCCAGGTTAGGCTGCCCCCGCCTCTATTC
This sequence is a window from Coffea eugenioides isolate CCC68of unplaced genomic scaffold, Ceug_1.0 ScVebR1_1305;HRSCAF=2131, whole genome shotgun sequence. Protein-coding genes within it:
- the LOC113755214 gene encoding cytochrome c oxidase subunit 5C-2-like — translated: MAAHKVAHATLTGPSVVKELIFGAVFGLAAGTLWKMHHWNEQRKVRAFYDLLEKGDISVVAEE